A genomic window from Litoreibacter janthinus includes:
- a CDS encoding redoxin domain-containing protein produces the protein MPTPKPVPGAILSRMSFPKLGGGELSIGGTSENWTLFIVYRGKHCPRCKKYLNILNDMRDKWADAGFDICVVSADTEAKAKADQVEFGWGFDLGYGLTEEQMGTLGLYVTEPLSDAETNRRFAEPGVFVIRPDGSQLLLAISNGPSARPDLAELLDGMIFTKVNDRPPRGTV, from the coding sequence ATGCCCACACCAAAACCAGTCCCAGGCGCGATCCTGAGTAGAATGTCGTTTCCAAAACTCGGGGGCGGGGAGCTGAGCATTGGCGGCACCTCCGAGAACTGGACGCTGTTCATCGTCTACCGCGGCAAGCACTGCCCGCGCTGTAAAAAATACCTCAATATTCTCAACGATATGCGTGACAAGTGGGCGGACGCAGGCTTCGATATTTGCGTGGTGTCCGCCGATACGGAAGCGAAGGCAAAAGCCGACCAAGTAGAATTCGGATGGGGTTTTGATCTCGGATATGGCCTGACTGAAGAGCAAATGGGGACACTTGGTCTCTACGTGACCGAGCCACTCTCCGACGCGGAAACCAATCGCCGTTTTGCTGAACCCGGCGTGTTTGTTATCCGCCCAGATGGGAGCCAGTTGCTTTTGGCGATCTCTAACGGCCCGTCGGCCCGCCCGGATCTTGCCGAGTTGCTGGATGGGATGATCTTTACCAAAGTGAACGACCGCCCGCCGCGCGGCACCGTTTAA
- a CDS encoding aromatic ring-hydroxylating oxygenase subunit alpha, whose amino-acid sequence MSTELTAVIAPIEQARGLPNAHYIDDATFVEETAAVLHATWAGLAVGADVPENGDAKPLEFLGLPLLLIRDKDGDVRVFQNTCRHRGMILVEEPRKIEGAIRCPYHSWCYSTKGKLVATPHVGGPGMNTHEALDNATMGLIEIRSHIWRDVVFINISGAAAPFEEVHAELIARWAEFDQPMYHGGGDSKFELKVKSNYKLAVENYCESYHLPWVHPGLNSYSRLEDHYNIDVPDKYSGQGTLVYRQFEGESGKRFPDFAGLSAKWDEGAEYITVYPNVLLAAQRDHGYAIILEPKAINETTEHVHIYYAAPKVDDEMRQKNTALWKEVFEEDIFVVEGMQRGRYGAGFDGGRFSPAMDGPTHCFHAWVAQRILDYRQSHAVAAQ is encoded by the coding sequence ATGTCCACTGAACTCACCGCTGTCATTGCCCCGATCGAGCAAGCTCGGGGGCTACCAAACGCCCATTACATTGACGACGCGACCTTCGTCGAAGAAACCGCTGCGGTTCTGCATGCAACATGGGCAGGGTTGGCCGTTGGCGCAGATGTGCCCGAGAATGGCGACGCCAAGCCGCTGGAGTTTCTAGGCCTGCCTTTGCTGTTGATCCGAGACAAAGATGGCGATGTGCGCGTATTTCAGAACACCTGCCGCCACCGCGGGATGATTTTGGTCGAGGAACCACGCAAGATCGAGGGCGCGATCCGGTGCCCCTATCACTCGTGGTGCTATTCGACCAAAGGCAAGCTGGTGGCGACGCCTCATGTCGGCGGCCCGGGCATGAACACGCATGAGGCGTTGGACAACGCCACCATGGGCCTGATCGAGATACGCTCGCATATCTGGCGTGATGTGGTGTTCATCAACATCTCCGGCGCGGCCGCTCCTTTCGAGGAAGTCCATGCAGAGCTGATCGCCCGCTGGGCCGAGTTCGACCAGCCGATGTATCACGGCGGCGGCGACAGCAAGTTCGAGCTGAAGGTGAAGAGCAACTATAAACTGGCAGTTGAGAACTATTGCGAAAGCTACCACCTGCCATGGGTCCATCCCGGCCTGAACAGCTATTCGCGGCTGGAAGATCACTACAATATCGATGTGCCTGACAAGTATTCTGGTCAGGGCACGCTGGTCTATCGTCAGTTCGAAGGTGAAAGCGGCAAACGCTTCCCCGACTTTGCGGGGCTGAGCGCCAAATGGGACGAAGGGGCCGAATATATCACCGTCTACCCGAACGTCCTGCTCGCGGCGCAACGTGACCACGGCTACGCGATCATCCTAGAGCCAAAAGCGATCAACGAAACTACTGAACACGTCCATATCTACTACGCGGCCCCCAAGGTGGATGACGAAATGCGCCAGAAAAACACCGCGCTTTGGAAGGAGGTGTTCGAGGAAGACATCTTCGTCGTCGAAGGGATGCAACGCGGCCGTTACGGCGCAGGCTTTGACGGCGGGCGGTTTAGCCCCGCGATGGATGGTCCGACCCACTGTTTCCACGCTTGGGTGGCTCAGCGGATCTTGGATTACCGGCAAAGCCACGCCGTCGCGGCCCAGTGA
- a CDS encoding EF-hand domain-containing protein: MKTALIALTTATLMGTMASAAVADLDSDGDGVVSFTEMLAVYPTLTEEGFSAVDTNGDGVVDEEELTAATEGGLIPEA; the protein is encoded by the coding sequence ATGAAAACCGCTCTTATTGCACTGACCACCGCAACCTTGATGGGCACTATGGCATCCGCCGCAGTGGCTGATCTGGACAGCGACGGCGACGGCGTCGTGTCCTTCACCGAAATGCTGGCTGTTTATCCAACTCTGACTGAAGAGGGGTTCAGCGCAGTCGACACCAATGGCGACGGCGTTGTTGATGAAGAGGAGCTGACTGCAGCCACCGAAGGCGGCCTGATCCCAGAAGCGTAA
- the ilvN gene encoding acetolactate synthase small subunit, which produces MSPLKIKKGSSKHSAYDLKDPNADYIESHTLACVVSNEAGVLARVIGLFSGRGYNIESLTVAEVDHEGHRSRITIVTTGTPAVITQIKAQLERMVPVYDVHDLTEEGASVERELALFKVAGTGSDRIEALRLAEIFRANVVDSTLESFVFEMTGHSEKIDAFADLMRPLGLVEQARTGVAALSRGAK; this is translated from the coding sequence ATGTCGCCGCTTAAGATCAAAAAAGGCTCGTCCAAGCATTCGGCCTATGACCTAAAGGACCCCAATGCGGATTATATCGAAAGCCACACTCTGGCCTGTGTCGTCTCGAACGAAGCCGGTGTTCTGGCGCGGGTGATCGGGTTGTTCTCGGGGCGCGGCTACAACATCGAAAGCCTGACCGTGGCGGAGGTCGACCATGAGGGCCACCGCTCGCGCATCACGATTGTAACCACCGGCACGCCTGCCGTGATTACCCAAATCAAGGCGCAGCTGGAACGCATGGTTCCCGTCTATGACGTGCATGACCTGACTGAAGAAGGCGCAAGCGTAGAACGCGAATTGGCCTTGTTCAAAGTTGCAGGCACCGGCAGCGACCGGATTGAGGCGCTGCGTCTGGCCGAAATCTTCCGCGCCAATGTTGTAGACAGCACGCTGGAAAGCTTTGTGTTCGAGATGACCGGCCACTCCGAGAAAATCGACGCCTTCGCAGACCTGATGCGCCCTCTGGGCTTGGTCGAACAGGCGCGCACTGGCGTAGCTGCCCTGTCGCGCGGCGCTAAATAG